From the genome of Acidaminococcus sp.:
GAAGCACCTGAGACGGGGACGGAAGGAAAGTTTTCCATGGAATACGTGGCTTATCAAGTTTTAACCCAAGGGTGCGTAGAAGACGGATTCTTTGATTTAGAAAAGGTACCGGAAGCCTTCACAAAAACCTTACCCCGAATGATACGGAGCCGTGACCTGCCGCGTGTCCCAAAGAGTGTGCGCAGGATTGTTGTAACGGCCCGGACAAAATCGGGAGAGGTTATCACTGCGGAAGAATCAGCGCCGCCAGGATCGCCCAACCGGCCCTTTACTGAGGAAGAATTATTTGAAAAATTGGCCCTATCAAAGGATGAAAAGTGGGCTAACGCCATTATGAACCAAACGAGGAATTGGCCTAATGGGACCATGGAGCCCCTCTGGCCGCTCCTGAGTGTGGAATAAGGAGAGGAAGTATCATGAATACAAATCGAGTAAAAAAGTGGATTGCTGCCTTGACCATCATCGCTGCTGCAGGCGCATTGGCTGGCTGCGGAAGTGATAAAAAGGAAGGGAGTGTCCCTCAAAAGGAGGCCCAAAAGATTGTGGTAGCTACCCGTGGAACGGCAAAGCCGTTCACCTATACGGATGATAAGGGAAACCTCACCGGTTATGATGTGGAAATCCTTAAGGAAGTGGAACGCCGCGATCCAAGCCTGCAATTTGAATTTAAGGCCATGGCTGTCGACGCCGCCATTGTTGCCATGAACTCCAAACAAGTCGATGTCATCGCTAATCAGATGCGGCGCAATCCGGCTCGGGAAGGAAAGTACCTTTATACGAATGTCCCCAATAACTATACGGCTCGGAAACTCGTTGTCAAGGAAGGCCGCACGGACATCAAGACCCTCGATGACCTTAAAGGAAAGAAAGTGGCCATCACGGCAAATTCTGAGTTCCGTGATCTCATTAACGACCTTAACAAGAAAAATGGCAATGCCATTGAAGCCATTTACAGCGATAAGGGATCAGCCGAAAACCTGAATCTCGTAGCGACGGGAAGGGCAGATGCTGCCGGAGAATATGAATATGTCGTGGATGCGGCCCGAAAGGACAAGAATCTCCCGGTTGTCTCTGTTGGCCCTGTCATCCAGTCCGTTCCGACCTACTTCATGTTTCGCAAGGATCCGAAGCTTGAAACGGCCATCCAAAAGATTGATAAGGTGCTAAAGGAAATGCAGGCAGATGGCACCTTGAAAAAGCTCTCGGAGCAGTACCTTGGCAAGGACTATACCGTTCAACCAAAATAAAGAAATAAGGAAAGGAGTGAAACAAAAATGGGAAGTTATTTCAGTTCAGCCTATATGCTTGCCTCGCTGCCCAAATTGGCAGGATACCTTTCCGTAACGCTCTTTGTGACGCTCCTATCCGTTGTTCCAGGACTCATTTTGGCAGCACTTCTGGCAGTATTGAAGGATCAGGGATCGCGAATCGTGAGCGGCTGCTATCGGGTCTTTATTTCCTTTATTCGCAGTACGCCCTTTATCGTCCAGCTTTTTGTAGTCTATTTTGGCGTTCCTCAGCTCCTTGCCGGTGTGGGAGTGGATGTGTCCAATCTGCCGCCCCTGCTTTTTGTTTTGGTAATTTTTGCCCTCCATGTTGCCGGCTATGGAGCGGAAATCCTGCGTGGGAGCCTGGCGGCCATCCAACCGGGGGAAAAAGAAGCGGCTGCCAGTTTGGGTATGACCAATGCCCAGATTTATCGGCGCATTGTTCTTCCCCAGGCTTTTGTGCTTTCCATTCCGCCCCTTGTGAATGAAGTTATCAGTACTCTTAAGGGTACTGCCTTGATTTTTAATGTAGGCATTGTAGATGTCATGCGTCAAGCTGAACTCATGGGCGGTAATTCCCAGCGGTATCTGGAACTTTACGTGGATGTAGCCATTCTCTATGGTGCGATGATCTTTGCCATTACCTTGATGGGACGGGCCCTTGAACGTCATTTTCGGATTTCGGAAGACGCCTTGGCAGTGATAGGAGACTAACTATCATATGTCAAGTGCAAAATCCTGTGAATCGGAGCCAGTATTTATCTGCCTTTGAAGCATTAATTGAGCAGGTGTTTTGTATGGGATTCCTCTCGTTTGAAGTGCATAGATTAGACGTACTAACTTTTTAACTACGTGAGAGATTGCTATATAGAAATGTTTTCCTTCGCTTAATTTCTTTGCCAAATATTCTTTGTAAGCTGGTTCATTTTGGCAGACGAATCTTGCCGCATTGAAGAGAGCATGACGTAGATATCGTGATCCTCTTTTCTCCATATGGGCACTCGGTCCTATTCCACTCCGCCGGCCTGACTGGTTCTTAGAGGGCGCAAATCCGGCATAGGCCAGTATCTTGTCGGGGGAGGAAAATCTGGAGAAATCCCCAATTTCTCCTAAAATTGCGGACCCTGTAGCAATACTAATCCCAGGGATTGTAAGTAACGGTTCTTTACGTTCCTCTAACAGTTTTTTAATTCTGGACTCAACTTTTTGAATTTGTTCGTTTTTTACCTCAATATCGTGTATTGTTTCCACTACATTAATTTCAGTAGATATATCGCTTTTGCCCAGACCTACGGAATGCCTTGCAGCGTTACGAATCTGCTCAGCCAGATCCATACTTAACCTGCCTTTGGATGTTTTGTAGATAATTTCTTTCATGTGTTTCAAATTTGCGTTCGCCATTTTCTCGGGAGTGGGATACTCCTTAAGGAGAGCGTGAGCGGTAGCAGAATCCAGGTTTATGTACTGTGGAAGTTCAGAAAAGCTAGTATCAATTATACGGGTAAGGGTTTGCTTTTTTAGAGACCGTTCATGAACCCATCCAAAGCGAGTCCTGGTTAGTGACTTCAAGACTTTATTGTGGTATTCTTGGGGTACGTAGGGCTTGAGGTCTAAATCGGACATAAGTATGCAAGCAATGAAGTGTGCGTCAATGCGATCGGTTTTAGTTTTGCGAAGGCTATGACTCTTTCTGTATTGATCCGTCAGCAGAGGATTGAGAACGCAGGTTGCTAGGCCATTGTTCAACAGGAATCTGGTGATGTTCACACTATACTCTCCGGTGGCCTCCAGCCCTGCTTTTATATTTTTTACCGATTGATTGTAGGAAAAAATTCGCTTTAGCAGGTGGTCATAACCATTCCGGGTATTGGGGATCGTGAATTCCTCGTAGTCGTCCTTATGCTCAGAATCAAGGATGCAGCAGTCGTGTTTGCTCTTAGATACATCAATTCCAACGTAGATCATAAAAAGACCTCCTCAAAGATAAAGATATGATGCTGAGTCCACAAACTCTTTGCCATGTATCCTTGTTCTATATAAACCGTCTGGCGGTATCTAACTTATTAACATCGCTGCAAAGAGCTGTGGTCGGAATCTCCATAAAACCGTTTATCGGTAGGAGGACATTAACCAATCCACAGCATCTTTTACAGTGTAGCACTTTATCCCCAAAAGGAGGTAAAGTCCTTATTCATATGATACAAGGAGAACATGAATAGTACAGCCTTTTTTGATCCATCCTATATTGTCTCAGGCCTTATCTATATTTTTCCTTATCTCAAAGTGACCTTGGGCCTGACCGTCAGCAGTGTTTGCCTAGGGGCCCTATTAGCCCTGTTGTGTGCTTTTTTTGAAATCCGCCGGGTCCCTTTCCTTAAGGAACTATCCGCTCTTTATGTCCTGATCTGCCGCAGCTTGCCGAATATGGTCCTGCTCTATCTTGTCTATTATGGACTGCCCATTTTTGTCATGGCCATGGACCAGGAAGGGGTATTCCATTTTCCTGTGGAAAAAGTGACGGCTCTCCAAGTAGCTGTTTTGGGGCTCACACTCCATACCGGAGCGTATCTGACGGAAATTTTCCGGGCAGCCTATGAGTCGGTCCCGGAAGGACAGAAAGAGGCAGCTAAATCCATTGGGATGACAGGGTTTCAGGCCTTTTTCCGGGTCATCTTTCCTCAAGCTGTGACGGTGGCACTGCCCATGTTTGCCAACCAGTTTCTTTCGACAATGAAAAGTACAAGTATCGTCTTTGTCATCACCGTGGTTGAGCTCTTTGGAGCGGCCAAACTGTTCAGCGAAGACAGTATGCGCTATTTTGAAGCCTATGTAGCAGTGGCCATCCTTTATTGGATTATGGGCATCGGATTTGAATGTCTTTTTGGGAAGATGGAAGTCAGAAGCAATCGGTTTAGAAAGGGGAATCCAGCATGATCCGCGTTGAACACGTTGAAAAAAGCTACGGAAACCGGCCGGGCCTAAAAGATGTCAGCCTTGAGGTTCCAACAGGCAGTGTGACAGTCATCATAGGTCCTTCGGGGAGCGGGAAAACGACCTTCTTGAGAACTATCAACTTTTTGGGTCCAGCCGATAAAGGAACCCTTCAGCTCGATGAGGAACCTATCATTGATATGAAGCGGGCCAGCAAAAAAGAAATCCTTCATGTCCGCCGCAATACGGCCATGGTCTTTCAGCTCTACAATCTTTTTTCCAACATGACTGTTCTCCAAAACGTCATGGAAGGGCTTGTGACAGTCCAGAAAATAGCTAAAAAAGAAGCTCGCGAAAAAGCTATCGCCTGCTTAAAACAAGTTGACATGGAAGAATACCTGAACGCCTATCCCATCCAGCTTTCCGGCGGCCAGCAGCAGCGCGTCGGCATTGCCCGCGCCCTTGCCATGAATCCCAAGGTCATCTTGTTTGATGAACCGACGAGCGCCCTGGATCCTGAAATCGTGGGAGAAGTACTTTCCGTGATTCGAAAGATTGCCTCAAAACTTAAGATTACCATGATCATTGTGACACACGAGATTGCCTTTGCGCGGGAAGTGGCCGATCAAGTCGTCTTTATGGAAAATGGCTATATCGTGGAACGGGGAAGTGCCCAGGAAGTTCTTGCCCATCCAAAGGAAAAAAGAACCCGTCAGTTTCTTAGCCGGTTCCTGGCGCCTCAGTGCCTTTCCTGTGGGGAAATGGAAGCCAAAAAGGAGGCATCCCTATGGACGAATACCGCCTCTTAAATAAAGAAGATGGGGACGCTTATTTTGATGTACTCCATCGAAGCTATGAAACCGACAGACCTTATCAGCTTTCCTTTGACGCTATGGATGAAACGCGGGAAGAGGCGGCACAATGGCTTCAGGAAGAGCCGACCTTCGGCCTTTTTGTGGACCATAAGCTTGTGAGTGCCATTTCCCTGCGTATGCCTTGGGGGCATCATCCAGGCCCCTTTGGTGTGCCCCATATTGGACACTTCATTACAGACCCTGAAAAGGCGCATCAAGGAAACGCCACAAAACTCCTTCATTATGTAGAAACGGAAATTTTAAAAAAACTGCTTCGTGTGCCTGCTGTGACCCTTGGCACGGCCAAGAGCCATCCTTGGCTCGCAGCGATGTACCGCCATCTCGGTTTTACGGAAATAGGCGAAAAACAGCTCCCTGGGAAAAAGCATGTGACCGTCTATTTCAAAAAAGAACTGTAAGGACCCAGTCCTTGCAGTCTTTTTTTATGCCCTCATTCAAATTGTCATTTGCCATTCTCTTAAAGAAGGTAGCTGCTTGCACGATTGTACTGTCCACTTCCTATTGAGTTTGGTATAATAAAATAATGTGCGAAATTTATATCCTCATGTAGAAAGGAATTTTAATATGCTTCATATCGGATGTCATTTATCTTCTTCCAAAGGCTTTGCGGCAATGGGCAAGACCGCACAGTCCATCGGTGCAGATACTTTTGCCTTTTTTACCCGCAATCCCCGCGGCAGTAAGGCTAAACCCATTGATCCCAAAGACGTGGAGGCGTTTAAGACGCTTTGGACAAGTCCTGTGCCCCTCGTGGCCCATGCGCCTTATACGCTGAATGCTTGCTCTACTAAGGAAGAGGTGCGCACTTTTGCCAGAGAGACCATCGCGGATGATTTGCATAAAATGGAAGCGGTACCCGGAAATTATTACAACATGCATCCGGGCAATCATCTGCAGCAGGGAGCGGAGACGGGTATCGCGTTCATCGCAGACTGTCTGAATCAGGTGATGTGGGAAGAACAGTCCACGATTCTGCTGCTTGAAACGATGGCCGGCAAGGGAACGGAAGTAGGGCGTACTTTTGAAGAAATCGCTGAACTGCTGTCCCGCCTTAAGGTACAGGAGAAGGTCGGCGTCTGCCTTGATACGTGCCATATCTGGGACGGCGGTTACGATATTGTGCATGACCTTGACGGAGTGCTTACCAAGTTTGACCAGGTAATTGGCCTGAAGCGCCTCAAAGCGGTGCATTTGAATGACAGTAAAAATGTGCTGGGTGCCCATAAGGACAGACACGAAAAAATCGGGGAAGGGCAGATTGGATTCGCGGCACTGAGCCGTGTCACAAATCACCCGGCCCTGAGAAATCTGCCGTTTATCCTGGAAACACCGAATGAACTGTCCGGGTATGCCGCAGAAATCAAACGGCTGCGGGATGCTTTTGAGGAGTAATTATAATGGAAAAAATTTTTGCGGGACTGGCGGCACTGTCAGCCCATCCGACGGCACTCATTTCTATTCTGGCAGTTCTCTTTTTGCTTCTCGCCCTCCTGAAAATGAGAAAAATCCGCCTCACGCCTTATCAAATGGCTTGTGCCGGTATCATGCTGGCTCTCTCGGTGCTTTTGACGGCTTTCCCTTTTTACCAGATGCCGAACGGAGGCAGCGTGACCCTTGGCGGGATGCTGCCGCTGATGCTCATCGGTTTCGCCTACGGGCCGGAGGTGGGGATGTTTACAGGTTTTACCTACAGCATGATCAACCTCATGATGCATCCCTTTATTCTGCATCCGATTCAGGTGCTGCTCGATTACCCGCTGCCCTTCATGGCACTTGGACTAACAGGATATTTCAGGCAGCGTAAACTGACTGGTATGGTTTTTGCCGTGGCCGTGCGTCTTTTGTGTCACTTTCTTTCGGGTGTCATTTTCTTTGGCTCGTACGCACCGGCCGGAACGAGTGTCTATGTCTATTCTCTCGTGACCAATCTGACCTATCTGGCACCGAACCTTGTCATCTGTCTGGTGCTCTATAAACTGCTTCCCATGGACCGGTTTGTCGGCATTATGAGAAGGCAGTAAAGAAGGGGAATGAAGAAAGATAAAAAGGCGCTTTTTTCATTTGGCATTTCGCATTTAGCCGTGCCTTTGGCAGAACGGTTAGTGGGATAGTGTGCAGTGGTTAGTACAATGGGCGACCCGCGGACGGCGGGAAGAAGTCGATTTTTCTTGAGAACTTCTTCCATTTATGCTATAATACTATCCGTTCAGTAATACGCCTGTAGCCCAGTGGATAGGGCAACGGCCTCCGGAGCCGTGTGCGGCGGTTCGATTCCGCCCAGGCGTACCATATTGGAATTGACCCCATGAATCGCTGCTGCGTTTTATGGGGATTATTATTGTACAGATAAAGATAAAAGTTGCTTTTGCAGTCTTTTTCATGAATGACTTTTTTCTTTTTAGAAACGTGCTATAATGAGAAGGCTGCAAACTATACGTAAGGAGTATTTCAGATGGTCACATTGACGGAGCGGGTACGCTTCTATGAAACGGATCTGATGGGTGTGGTTTATCATGCCAATTATTTCCATTGGTTCGAAATGGGCAGAATCGCTTATCTGCGTCATGGAGGAATCGATCTTAATAAAATGATGGAAGATGGGTTCGTCTTTCCGGTAGTGGACGTATCCTGTCATTATCGCCAGTCGGCCCGCTTTGATGATGAAATCATCATTGAAACCACGCTTCTGTCGTGCAGCAAAGTGAAGGTCGTTTTTTCGTATGTGCTGCGCCGCAAGGCAGACAACGCGGTACTCGCCGAAGGCAGGAGTACCAACGCCTTTACTACGCCGGAAGGCAAGGTAGAGCGGCTCAGTGAAAAGTATTATCAGAAGTTACAAAATTTGATGGAAGAGGAGAGGAACAAAGAGGCATGCTGAATTTTATTTACCTGATTCTGGGGCTGTGTGTGCTGGGAGCTATCGTTACAATCGTATATGCTTTCCTGGTGCCGACCGACAATACGCACGTTTGTGTGGAGGAAAAGACACCGCTGCAGCTGGAATCGATGGACAGTGAAAAAGCAATATTTTCTTTCACGGTTCCTGTACGCAATACGAGCAATCAGATTGCTGCCGTGACCGATGCGTTCGTGAGACCCTACCTGCCGCAGGAACAATTTCCTAACGCATATTGCACGGGCAATCTGGAAAGATCCAATGCCCGTCGTGATGACCACTATTTCGAAGCTTACATTATGAATCCGAATACGGTGGCGACCCTTGTCGTTACGCTGACGTTTATGGCACGCAACGGCAAGAGAATCCAGGACGTACTCCGCCATATGGTGGATATGGACGCCTGCATTTATATTACCGGTGTCGGCCGCAAGGCTCATTATGTAAGAAAAGCTTTTGTCACGATTTATGGCGATGAGGTCGCAAAACTTGTAGGAGGTGCTTACAATGGCTGAGAAGTATGAAATTCTTCCGATTCCTACAAGAATTCTGACCGTGCATGATAATATTGTCGATGCTATCAAGGAATTTGGCGGCGACAAGATTGGCCCGCGCGATGTGGTATGCGTCGCAGAAAGTGTGGTAGCTATCACGCAGAATCGTGCTATCCGTCCTGAAACGCTGAAAATCGGCTTTGTCGCCAAGGTACTTTCTCAGCTCTTCCCTGGCTGGGGCAGTATTTCCAACTGGAGCGCGATGCAGTCCCTGATCAACGAAGAAGGTACTCCCCGCATTCTCTTTGCTTTCGTCGTGGGTGCCGTTATGAAAATCTTCCACAAGCCGGGCTGGTTCTACCGTCTGGGCGGCGAACAGGCACGTCTGGTAGATGATATTACGGGTACGATGCCTCCGTATGATAAACATATCGTGCTGGGACCGAAAAATCCAAACCGTGTGGCTCAGGCCATCAAAGAAGGTACCGGCTGCTTCGGAGCTACCGTTGCCGACGTCAATGACCTGAAACGGTCCTGCGTCATCGGCTGCACGAAAGGCGTTGACCCTCGCCTCGTAGAAAAGATCCTGATTGACAATCCGTTCGGGAATGCCAGCCAGAAGACGCCGATCTGCGTTATCAAAGATTATATCCGCTAAGTGAAGAGCTAAGAGCTGCTGCAATTTTTGCGGCAGCTTTTTTTGTTTATGCCGTCGTCTACTTGACAGGAGCAAACCGAGGACGATTTGGAGTAAGCAGAAAACTGGCTGTTGTTTGTATCCTATCTCAAGAATCCGCCAATGCAGATGCCCGCACGACGGTACTAACCACTTTTTCACTACCCACTGTCCACTTTTCTTTCTATACAGCAGAGCTAAATGCTAAAGGCCGAATGCTAAAAGCGCATTTTTATCCTGTCCTGCCATCAGCCTTCAACGATTTATGACTGGATTTATTCCCTATAAATGGGGTACAATATAGATTATGAAAGTTGGTGAATAGAAACATGCAGGAAGTGGAAGTCGTTATTGCTACCCACAATCAGGGAAAAATGGAAGAATTCAAGACCCTGATGCAATCCCTGGGTTTGTCATTTACATGTTTGAACGATTATCCTCATATCGAGGAACCGGAAGAAACAGGCCGTACGTTTGCGGCCAATGCCCGTCTGAAGGCTGTCTATTATGCCAAGGCACTGAACAAGATTTGCCTCGCTGATGATTCCGGTCTGGAAGTCCTGAGCCTTAAAGGCGCCCCCGGGGTTCGCTCCGCCCGTTATGCCGGCGAAGAAGCAACCGCGGAAGAAAATAATGAAAAACTGCTCAATGCTATGAAAATGCAGGTAAGAAGAAACTGCCGTTTCTTCTGTGCCCTTGCCGTGGCCACGCCGGAAGGAAAGATTATGGCGGAATCGGCCGGTATTTGTGAAGGTATTCTGCTTCACGAGCCTCACGGCACGAACGGCTTTGGTTATGATCCGCTGTTTTGGTCAACGGAACTGCACAAACCGCTCGGCGAAGCGACCATGGAAGAAAAGAATGGAATCAGCCACCGCGCGAAAGCTATCCGGAAGCTGGTCAATCAGTGGAGAAAGAAAAGATGAGAATCGGTGTCATCAGTGATACGCATGGCAGTATGAAAGCCATTGACCGGGTGGTAGAGGCGGCCGGTAAAGTAGACCTTTGGTTTCATGCCGGGGACTACAGCCAGGATGCCCCATATCTCGAGGAAAAGGCCGGGGTGCCTGTGTATACGGTCTGCGGAAACTGCGATATCTATGAAGGCCGCGGTCCGGTAGAACTAGTCACGAAATTGGAAGACTTTACAATTGCCATGGTTCATGGCAACCGCTACGCCTATGGGTCTCATTTTGACCGGCTGATTTACTGGGCCGAGGAGAAAAAGGCCGATGTGGTCATTTTTGGCCATATTCACGTGCCAGTTAATATGGAAACGGACGGCATCCTGGTAGTTAATCCGGGCAGCGCTGCCCGTCCCCGCAATAAGATCCCGACTTATGGGATCCTGACGCTGCTTAAAGGCAGGAAACCTGCTTTTGAGGTTTGTACAATCGAAAAATAAAAGTCTTTGACTGCGGATGGAGGAGGAAATACAATGGCAGATACTCAAAAATTAAATGAAGAGGCCTTAAAGATGCATGCCGCCAATCACGGCAAGCTGGAAACTCACTGCAAAGTACCTCTGGAAGATGGTCATGATCTGGCTATCGCTTATACGCCCGGCGTCGCCGCACCGTGCCTGAAAATTAAAGATGATCCGAAACTGTCCTTCGAATACACCTGGCGGGGCAATGTAGTCGCCGTCATCACCGACGGTACCCGTGTCCTCGGTATGGGAGATATCGGACCGGAAGCGGCAATGCCTGTCATGGAAGGCAAGTCCGTCCTGTATAAGAAATTTGGTGACATTGACTCTATTCCTATCTGCATTGATACCAAAGATCCCGACGAATTCGTAAATATCGTTGAAAAACTGCAGCCTTCCTTCGGCGGCGTCAACCTGGAAGATATTTCTTCCCCGAAATGCTATCAGATTGAAGCTGAACTGATTAAGCGCTGCCATATTCCTATTTTCCACGATGACCAGCATGGTACGGCTATTATTGCCTGCGCCGCCGTGATGGGAGCCCTGCGCTATGTCAAGAAGGACATTACTTCTGTGAAGTGTGTCGTAAACGGCTGCGGTGCTGCCGGCTCTGCCATTGGCAAACTGTTGTATCATCTCGGTGTCAAAGATTTGATTATGATCGACAGTAAAGGCGCAATCTACGAAGGACGTCCTGGCAGTATGGATATGGCCAAGACCTATCTTGCCGGCGTGACCAATAAGGGAATGTACAAAGGCGACCTGGCCGGTGCTGTAAAGGGTGCTGACGTACTCATCGGCGTTTCCAAGCCCGGTGCCATTACGCAGGATATGATCCGTTCCATGGCAGATAAAGCCATTGTCTTTGCCATTGCTAACCCGGTCCCTGAAATTTCCTATGAGGATGCCAAAGCTGCCGGTGCTGCTGTCGTAGGTACGGGCCGCAGTGATGCACCGAACCAGGTCAATAACGTCTGCGTCTTCCCGGGTATGTTCCGCGGCGCACTAGACGTTCGTTCTTCCGCAATCACGGAAGAAATGAAAGTGGCTGCTGTTCATGCCATTGCCGGTTTGATTGAGGACAAAGACCTGCGTGAGGATTATGTGGTTCCTGATGCCTTTGACCGCCGTATTGTACCGGAAGTAGCTGCTGCGGTAGCTAAAGTTGCTATGGATCAGGGCATTGCCCGTGTAAAACGCGATCCGGAAGATATTAAGAGGGAAGCGGCTGCGAGGATTGATAGGAACTGGAATGCATGAGTTTTGAAGAATTGAATATGTAACTTTTACGCCGTCGAAACTTGAACCTATGAGAGGTGGTTTCGACGGCGTTTTTTTCGTACGACAGACTGCTTCACGGTTAGTTTGGGTTGACGCCTCAGCCCCTATGTTCGTCGGCTGGCCTCCTCAGCGCCGGGGCTGAGCTCACATTAAGGAACTCGATTCCGTGTCTTGCAGAATCCAAGCCCAATCACTGTGTCAGAAAGGTTTGCAAGCTGGTCGACGTACCCAAAACCGTACGCCTCCCAGCTGCAGGCCTTTCTTCCTTGTGCTTGGACTCGTCTTGCAGCAATCCACAAAATCGAGAATGAAAGCTGTTCTTAAAACGTAGAAACTACTACTCATAAGAAGATAGATTCAGAAAATGTAGCTATTACGCTTAAGCATAAAGGCTGGCATACCACCATGCATTCTCCCTGCGTCACGAATACTTTGGGGTGACGCCTCAGCCCCTATGTTCGTCGGCTGGCCTCCTCATCGCCGGGGCTGAGCTCACATTAAGGAACTCGATTCCGTGTCTTGCAGAATCCAAGCCCAATCACTGTGTCAGAAAGGTCTGCAAGCTGGTCGACGTACCCAAAACCGTACGCCTCCCAGCTGCAGGCCTTTCTTCCTTGTGCTTGGACTCGTCTTGCAGCAATCCACAAAATCGAGAATGAAAACTGCTTTTGAAATATAGAAAGTACTGCTCACGAGAACGAGAGCATAATTTCAGAAATTAGTTATTACGTTTCGGCAGAGCTAAGTAATATACAGAGGCACGAAGTTTGGTCGGGGTATCAAGTGTGGTTTCCTCTGTAGTGTCAATGCGTCACGATTACCTCAGGTTGACGCCTCAGCCCCTATGTTCGTCGGCTGGCCTCACGAACGCCGGGGCTGAGCTCACATTAAGGAACTCGATTCCGTGTCTTGCAGAATCCAAGCCCAATCACTGTGTCAGAAA
Proteins encoded in this window:
- the rdgB gene encoding RdgB/HAM1 family non-canonical purine NTP pyrophosphatase, with product MQEVEVVIATHNQGKMEEFKTLMQSLGLSFTCLNDYPHIEEPEETGRTFAANARLKAVYYAKALNKICLADDSGLEVLSLKGAPGVRSARYAGEEATAEENNEKLLNAMKMQVRRNCRFFCALAVATPEGKIMAESAGICEGILLHEPHGTNGFGYDPLFWSTELHKPLGEATMEEKNGISHRAKAIRKLVNQWRKKR
- a CDS encoding NADP-dependent malic enzyme — translated: MADTQKLNEEALKMHAANHGKLETHCKVPLEDGHDLAIAYTPGVAAPCLKIKDDPKLSFEYTWRGNVVAVITDGTRVLGMGDIGPEAAMPVMEGKSVLYKKFGDIDSIPICIDTKDPDEFVNIVEKLQPSFGGVNLEDISSPKCYQIEAELIKRCHIPIFHDDQHGTAIIACAAVMGALRYVKKDITSVKCVVNGCGAAGSAIGKLLYHLGVKDLIMIDSKGAIYEGRPGSMDMAKTYLAGVTNKGMYKGDLAGAVKGADVLIGVSKPGAITQDMIRSMADKAIVFAIANPVPEISYEDAKAAGAAVVGTGRSDAPNQVNNVCVFPGMFRGALDVRSSAITEEMKVAAVHAIAGLIEDKDLREDYVVPDAFDRRIVPEVAAAVAKVAMDQGIARVKRDPEDIKREAAARIDRNWNA
- a CDS encoding metallophosphoesterase, which gives rise to MRIGVISDTHGSMKAIDRVVEAAGKVDLWFHAGDYSQDAPYLEEKAGVPVYTVCGNCDIYEGRGPVELVTKLEDFTIAMVHGNRYAYGSHFDRLIYWAEEKKADVVIFGHIHVPVNMETDGILVVNPGSAARPRNKIPTYGILTLLKGRKPAFEVCTIEK